The following proteins are encoded in a genomic region of Opitutales bacterium:
- a CDS encoding RsmD family RNA methyltransferase, with translation MRISGGTARGIPLKAPKGDDTRPATDQMRERVFSSLGASIENAVCLDVFAGTGAYGIEALSRGAVHVDFVENNRTCARILKDNLNSLNKAMGSLTSSSQTHILDVRRFTPQARRYYDFIFCDPPYPLIEKFAPELLERFAQWSNSGLLLFEMPADLSISSDHWTPLKRLGKTRGQAPSVTIFQQIRGLMS, from the coding sequence ATGCGCATCAGCGGTGGAACAGCACGCGGTATTCCGCTCAAAGCCCCCAAGGGTGATGACACTAGACCGGCTACCGATCAAATGCGAGAACGAGTGTTTTCAAGTCTGGGCGCATCCATCGAAAATGCAGTTTGTCTTGATGTGTTCGCCGGAACGGGCGCCTATGGAATCGAGGCGCTGAGCCGGGGTGCAGTCCATGTCGATTTCGTCGAAAACAACCGAACATGCGCACGCATCCTAAAGGATAACCTCAATTCGCTGAACAAAGCCATGGGGTCTCTAACGAGTTCATCCCAAACTCATATATTAGACGTTCGCAGGTTTACGCCCCAAGCTAGGCGATATTACGATTTTATCTTTTGTGATCCGCCTTATCCACTCATTGAAAAGTTCGCTCCGGAGCTCTTAGAACGATTTGCGCAGTGGTCGAACTCAGGACTACTCCTTTTCGAAATGCCTGCAGATCTTTCTATAAGCTCAGATCACTGGACTCCATTAAAAAGGCTGGGGAAAACCAGAGGCCAGGCACCAAGCGTTACTATTTTTCAACAGATTAGAGGCCTAATGTCCTAG
- a CDS encoding DUF2384 domain-containing protein: MEFDEEEQRIEEPMALYRPDRRKKAGIRQTIRHIDAGLPMGEFDVLQQQLCLTAEQLAKHLCITKSTLLRRKKAGVLDRLESDRLLRFARLFGLAVDVLDSAEAAQKWLKTPARALEFASPLEFAETEVGAREVENLLGRIEYGVYS; this comes from the coding sequence ATGGAGTTTGACGAAGAAGAGCAGAGGATAGAAGAGCCCATGGCGCTATACCGGCCTGATCGAAGAAAAAAAGCAGGCATAAGACAGACTATTCGGCACATCGATGCTGGGCTTCCTATGGGAGAGTTTGATGTTCTACAACAGCAGCTATGCCTAACAGCAGAGCAGCTCGCAAAGCATCTTTGCATTACTAAGAGCACGCTCCTTCGTCGCAAAAAAGCAGGCGTGCTCGACCGGTTGGAGTCAGATCGGTTGCTACGCTTCGCTCGACTTTTCGGTCTGGCTGTAGACGTATTGGACAGCGCTGAAGCAGCCCAGAAATGGTTGAAGACACCCGCACGCGCCCTAGAGTTTGCGAGCCCCTTGGAATTTGCTGAGACCGAAGTGGGCGCGAGAGAGGTAGAAAACCTTCTCGGCCGAATCGAATACGGTGTCTATAGCTGA
- the rseP gene encoding RIP metalloprotease RseP: MLDSLLSLVSNVWFIFIGLIALGSCIFVHELGHFLAARKRGLKVERFSIGFGPRIRGWTKDGVDYRLSAIPFGGYVALPQLADMGSLEGGGEDGGEQQLPPISYADKMIVSVMGAVFNVIFAAALSLILWTAGQEVPVSSQSTLVGYVSETLITDEGDEVAAPAFVAGVQPGDIITHVDGAPIDNWGDLSSRIVTGVLRTEYGNPLTKFTIDRDGETINIDVIPILASRESVRQVGVSSASALQVGTVAPEKESILSTGDPILEFNGEKVFTWMSILEFLKSNPEGGLPFTIATQSGIQEVIVEANLIELENDLFTFELPKTTLFSQTVRVYPDPITQFANKMEMMYLTLRGLLSKNSDVKVRNLSGPVGIVDNFQMFARIGVIELLWLLVFVNINLAIMNLLPIPVLDGGHMMFATIAKITGRPIPRQFLEGTQAAFAILLFSFMIYVTFFDVGRIFDRVGN; this comes from the coding sequence ATGCTAGATTCTCTCCTCTCTCTTGTATCCAATGTTTGGTTTATTTTCATCGGGCTCATTGCCTTGGGATCTTGCATATTTGTCCATGAACTTGGGCACTTTTTAGCGGCCAGGAAGCGCGGACTAAAGGTCGAGCGCTTTTCAATTGGGTTCGGGCCTCGCATTCGGGGATGGACCAAGGATGGCGTGGATTACCGACTTTCTGCGATTCCTTTTGGAGGTTATGTCGCTCTTCCTCAACTGGCGGATATGGGTTCCTTGGAGGGAGGTGGGGAAGATGGTGGCGAACAACAGCTTCCTCCGATTAGCTATGCTGACAAGATGATCGTTTCGGTCATGGGCGCGGTGTTCAACGTGATCTTTGCAGCAGCCTTATCGCTCATCTTGTGGACAGCTGGGCAAGAGGTCCCCGTATCTTCTCAGAGCACACTGGTAGGTTATGTTTCCGAGACTCTAATTACCGATGAGGGTGATGAAGTCGCAGCTCCCGCTTTTGTCGCAGGAGTTCAACCGGGTGATATCATTACTCATGTGGATGGTGCGCCCATAGACAATTGGGGCGACCTTTCCTCGCGAATAGTTACGGGCGTTCTGAGAACTGAGTATGGCAACCCCCTGACAAAATTTACTATCGATCGCGACGGCGAAACTATAAACATTGATGTTATCCCGATCCTCGCATCGCGAGAGAGCGTCCGGCAAGTGGGCGTGTCTTCTGCCTCAGCCTTGCAGGTGGGGACTGTGGCTCCAGAGAAAGAATCTATACTGTCTACTGGGGATCCCATTTTGGAGTTTAATGGGGAAAAGGTATTCACCTGGATGAGCATCCTAGAGTTCCTCAAATCCAATCCTGAAGGCGGATTACCGTTCACGATAGCTACCCAATCCGGCATTCAAGAGGTCATAGTCGAAGCGAACCTCATCGAGTTGGAAAACGACCTGTTCACTTTCGAATTACCAAAGACTACTCTCTTCTCTCAAACCGTAAGAGTCTATCCAGATCCCATCACTCAGTTCGCAAATAAGATGGAGATGATGTATCTCACACTCCGCGGACTGCTCAGCAAAAATTCAGATGTCAAAGTACGAAATTTGTCGGGTCCAGTGGGAATCGTAGATAATTTTCAAATGTTCGCACGAATCGGTGTCATTGAGCTGCTCTGGCTGTTAGTGTTCGTAAATATAAACCTAGCGATCATGAACCTTCTCCCCATTCCTGTCTTAGACGGTGGCCACATGATGTTTGCCACCATCGCCAAGATTACTGGCCGTCCCATACCAAGGCAGTTTTTGGAAGGCACTCAGGCGGCCTTTGCCATCTTATTATTCTCATTTATGATCTACGTTACGTTTTTTGACGTAGGCAGAATTTTTGATCGAGTCGGAAACTGA
- the uppS gene encoding di-trans,poly-cis-decaprenylcistransferase, with the protein MSAAFQKALQHVAIVMDGNGRWAQQREMDRTEGHRHGARSVEASLRAARRHGIKYLTLFAFSSENWNRPREEVNFLMNMLLAYLREQVELLLENEIRFETIGDLSVLPDELQAEISRAKLLTAHYEDHQINLAINYGSRNELLEAAKRFARDVASGRADPDALDWPQFTSYFYTAGIPDPDLIIRTSGEWRLSNFLLAQSAYSEFYFSNVLWPDFDEADFDAAIAHFAQRERRFGKTSEQVSPQQPLTAPPV; encoded by the coding sequence TTGTCCGCAGCATTTCAGAAAGCCCTACAGCACGTCGCCATCGTCATGGACGGCAATGGGCGCTGGGCTCAACAACGAGAGATGGATCGTACAGAGGGGCACCGGCATGGCGCGCGGAGCGTCGAGGCTAGCTTACGAGCTGCAAGACGACACGGGATAAAATATCTGACACTTTTCGCCTTTAGTTCGGAAAACTGGAACCGCCCACGTGAGGAGGTGAATTTCCTCATGAACATGCTACTGGCCTACCTGCGCGAACAGGTAGAACTTTTGCTCGAAAACGAAATCCGCTTCGAAACCATCGGGGACCTTTCAGTATTGCCAGACGAACTCCAAGCTGAAATCAGCCGTGCGAAGTTGCTCACTGCGCACTACGAAGATCACCAGATTAACTTGGCAATCAACTATGGTTCTCGCAACGAGTTGCTGGAAGCAGCTAAACGGTTCGCCCGTGACGTCGCATCGGGTCGCGCAGATCCGGATGCATTGGATTGGCCTCAATTCACCTCGTATTTCTATACTGCCGGAATCCCCGACCCAGACCTAATCATTCGAACTTCCGGCGAATGGCGTCTAAGTAATTTCCTGTTAGCGCAGAGTGCCTATTCCGAGTTTTACTTCAGCAATGTGTTATGGCCTGACTTTGACGAGGCCGATTTTGACGCAGCTATTGCTCACTTTGCACAGAGAGAACGAAGGTTTGGGAAGACCAGCGAGCAGGTCAGCCCGCAACAACCTCTGACAGCCCCCCCAGTATGA
- a CDS encoding RES family NAD+ phosphorylase, translated as MIEAFRIVPERRKQTAFNGEGARLFGGRWNTPGHSVVYASCSRALAALEVLVHLDAQTVPFTYLLFSVKIPDVSYIENRYMGIKSPSLPLSIQPATQQFGDEWLESKKSAVLAVPSSIISAEPNFLFNPQHPDFQRLEIGEPERFTFDPRLLKVG; from the coding sequence ATGATCGAGGCGTTTCGGATCGTCCCTGAGCGCAGAAAACAGACTGCATTCAATGGCGAGGGCGCACGCCTCTTTGGTGGCCGTTGGAATACGCCTGGGCACTCTGTGGTCTATGCTTCTTGTAGTCGGGCACTCGCTGCACTTGAAGTTTTGGTTCATTTGGATGCTCAAACTGTGCCGTTCACCTACCTACTTTTCTCAGTCAAAATTCCAGATGTATCATACATTGAAAATCGTTACATGGGTATCAAATCTCCTTCTCTTCCCTTGTCGATTCAGCCTGCCACACAGCAATTCGGGGATGAGTGGCTAGAGTCCAAGAAGTCAGCGGTATTGGCAGTGCCGAGTTCTATCATTTCGGCTGAACCCAATTTTTTATTCAACCCGCAACATCCTGATTTTCAACGCTTAGAAATCGGCGAGCCCGAGAGATTCACCTTCGATCCCAGATTACTGAAGGTGGGGTAG
- a CDS encoding 1-deoxy-D-xylulose-5-phosphate reductoisomerase has protein sequence MLHFDVSELPDFPRKIVILGATGSIGSQALEIVRKYPDLLQVVGISGYHQVDELAVIQNEFSVPHVGLAASEESTSFTGHFGGAKMHTGKEGLVELASLEQADLVLVALVGTAGLEPTLAAIEAKKTIALANKEVLVMAGKFVTQAARENGCLILPVDSEHNALFQCAQAAHDATSEIEKLILTGSGGSFRERPLDQFASITVEEALNHPNWDMGQKVTIDSATMANKGLELIEAKWLFNLRPDQLEVTIHRQSIVHSMVQFCDGSILGQLSPPSMTFPIQHCLLYPERRAPVQPTLSFQESLNLDFSPVDFERYPCLKLAYAAMDHGGVAETVFNAANEVAVAAFVAGELPFLRINQVIEQTLAAIPITDPSSLDAVLDADQQARRRAQELLTPTLC, from the coding sequence ATGCTTCACTTTGACGTCAGCGAACTTCCAGATTTTCCGAGAAAGATAGTCATTCTCGGCGCTACGGGATCGATCGGCTCACAGGCCCTCGAGATCGTCCGCAAATATCCAGATCTTCTTCAAGTAGTCGGAATCTCAGGTTACCACCAAGTCGACGAACTCGCGGTTATTCAAAACGAGTTTTCCGTTCCCCATGTTGGCTTAGCGGCTTCAGAGGAATCGACATCTTTTACCGGCCATTTTGGCGGAGCGAAGATGCACACAGGCAAGGAAGGATTGGTCGAACTCGCTTCTCTTGAACAAGCGGATCTTGTGCTCGTCGCACTCGTCGGTACCGCTGGATTGGAGCCGACCTTAGCGGCAATCGAGGCGAAAAAAACGATAGCGCTGGCCAATAAAGAAGTGCTTGTGATGGCTGGAAAGTTCGTCACTCAAGCTGCACGTGAAAACGGTTGCCTCATTCTCCCCGTGGACAGCGAACATAATGCGCTCTTTCAATGCGCCCAAGCGGCTCATGATGCGACAAGCGAAATCGAAAAGCTCATCCTGACCGGCTCTGGCGGAAGCTTCCGCGAAAGGCCTCTTGATCAGTTTGCAAGTATCACCGTCGAGGAGGCACTGAACCATCCCAATTGGGATATGGGGCAAAAAGTGACCATCGATTCTGCGACCATGGCCAACAAGGGCCTGGAGTTGATCGAGGCAAAATGGCTATTCAATCTGAGACCCGATCAACTAGAGGTAACTATCCACCGCCAAAGTATCGTCCACTCCATGGTTCAATTTTGTGATGGGTCGATATTGGGCCAGTTATCTCCGCCTTCAATGACTTTTCCTATCCAACATTGCCTACTCTATCCTGAACGCCGCGCCCCGGTTCAGCCAACGCTTTCCTTCCAAGAGTCATTGAATTTGGACTTTTCCCCAGTCGACTTCGAACGATACCCCTGCCTAAAATTGGCCTACGCTGCCATGGACCACGGCGGTGTTGCTGAGACAGTATTTAATGCCGCCAATGAGGTCGCTGTAGCAGCATTTGTCGCTGGGGAGTTGCCATTCCTCCGAATCAATCAAGTTATTGAGCAAACCCTCGCGGCCATACCGATCACGGATCCAAGCAGTCTAGACGCTGTCCTTGATGCTGACCAACAAGCCAGACGGCGTGCCCAAGAATTACTTACACCGACACTATGCTAG
- a CDS encoding phosphatidate cytidylyltransferase: MTHRIFSTVVIWLSIVLVVALFGAQGAVWIAALTTALTQWELYKIFDRMGWHSYPRAGVVTGLFIVLGAYYLPGVESGTEVFGVAFVVLCLAIQARSMVKGQLGSFMPTLFGLVYVPYMMQYFVGTIQLAVSEGYGEGTGIFLCVWIVAAAKFTDVGGLLIGKQFGKHKLAPHISPGKTWEGVIGGVFVSAIVVILLVALNGLLDSAGRVHVNLPEGFSWWIAALMTAPVAIVSVASDLIESGFKRAARIKDSGSIVPGIGGVFDLTDSVILCAPLGFILLKYVAFA; this comes from the coding sequence ATGACTCATCGGATTTTTTCGACAGTCGTCATTTGGCTCTCTATCGTATTGGTTGTAGCCCTATTTGGTGCGCAGGGCGCTGTTTGGATCGCTGCGCTCACAACAGCACTCACTCAGTGGGAGCTCTATAAAATATTCGACCGCATGGGTTGGCATTCCTACCCGCGCGCTGGTGTCGTCACCGGCTTGTTTATTGTATTGGGAGCCTATTACCTACCCGGGGTAGAATCGGGCACCGAAGTGTTTGGCGTGGCATTTGTCGTTTTGTGTTTGGCCATTCAAGCGCGTAGTATGGTGAAGGGGCAGCTGGGCTCCTTCATGCCTACCTTATTCGGCCTCGTTTACGTGCCCTATATGATGCAATATTTCGTAGGTACGATTCAATTGGCAGTGAGTGAAGGCTATGGAGAAGGGACTGGCATTTTTTTATGCGTATGGATCGTAGCTGCCGCTAAATTCACTGACGTCGGCGGGCTTTTGATCGGGAAGCAATTCGGCAAGCACAAGTTGGCTCCCCATATCAGCCCAGGAAAAACCTGGGAGGGGGTAATCGGCGGTGTGTTCGTCTCGGCAATCGTGGTTATTTTGCTCGTCGCCCTAAATGGCTTACTCGATTCTGCGGGGCGTGTTCATGTAAATCTTCCCGAAGGATTTAGTTGGTGGATCGCTGCGCTGATGACTGCCCCTGTGGCTATTGTTTCTGTGGCATCAGATTTGATTGAATCTGGTTTCAAACGAGCGGCGCGTATCAAAGATTCTGGGAGTATCGTGCCAGGCATAGGAGGCGTATTCGATCTCACCGATTCGGTGATTCTTTGCGCTCCTCTTGGATTTATACTGCTCAAGTATGTGGCCTTCGCTTGA